One Archangium violaceum genomic window, CCGCCTCCGCCCCGGGCAGCAGCCGGCCGATGACGTGCGGCTGGCCGTCCTCGGACTTCACGCGGTAGGCGACACCACCGCCGCCCAGCGCCGTCGTCTGGAACACCACGCGAGAGGGCAACAGCAGCGGACGGCGGAACTCCGAGGCGAGGGTGAGCGCGGGCGCCTCGGCCGCCTCGCCCATCTCCGCCACGCAGCGGCCCACCGTCCACATGCCGTGCGCGATGGCGCGCGGGAAACCGAAGGGAATGGCCGTGAGGGCGTTCAGGTGGATGGGGTTGTAGTCCCCGGAAGCACGCGCGTAGCGCCGGCCCGTGTCCTCCGACACCGACCAACGCGCGGGGCGGCTGTGGGCGAAGAGCACGTCCTCCTCCGTGGCGATGGACGTGGCCCCCGCGGGACGCTCCCCCCGCGCGCGCTTGTCCGTGCCACGCAGACGGCGCAGCATGGTGGTGACGGCGCTCCACACGAGCACCCCGTCCTGCTCCACGCGGGTGTGCAGGTCCACTTCACACCCCTGGCGGGCCTCGCGCTGGCCCTCCACCCATACGTGCACGGACAGCGAGGCGTCCTCCGTCAGCCGACGGTACTGACGGATGTGGTTGCGCACGTGGATCATGCCCAGCAGCCGATACGGAAACTCGGGGCGGTTGAGCAGCGAGAGGTGAAGCGGTGCGGCCAGTACCTGGGGATAGGTCAGCGGCAGGTGACCGTCCGCCGGGAAGTCGCACACCTCCCGGTAGCGTGCGAGTTGCCGCGGGTCCGGAGTGAGGTGGCGGACGCGTACCTCGAGACGGGGGACATCACTGGGGCGAGCGGAGCGGCGGGCCACGGCGGCGCGTAACAATTCCATCGCGAGCGGCGCGGGCTCGGAGAGCTCGAAGACATGCGAAGAGGCAGACACGGGCGTAGCTCCTGTAAGAAACCGGGTGGATCTCAGATTCCCGGGCGCAGGATCAGACGGATGGGATTCCCTTCCTTCTTGATGAGCCGCTCCACCCCCAGCGGGGCATCCCGCAGAGGAAGGACGTCCGAGATGGAGCCGGAGAAATCCAGACGACGGAAGCGGGAGAGGGACACCAACTGGTGCAGGTGCCGTGGGTAGGAGCCGTAATGGCCGCGCACCTGCTGCATGGCGTAGCAGAAGGGCACATCCAGGCCGAGCGACAGCGGGGCTCCCGCGAGCCCCACGAGCACCAGCCGGCCCATGGGCCCGAGCACCGACCGGGCCTGCTCCCGCACCTGCTGCACCCCCGCGAGATCGAGGGCGACATCGAGA contains:
- a CDS encoding MaoC family dehydratase codes for the protein MELLRAAVARRSARPSDVPRLEVRVRHLTPDPRQLARYREVCDFPADGHLPLTYPQVLAAPLHLSLLNRPEFPYRLLGMIHVRNHIRQYRRLTEDASLSVHVWVEGQREARQGCEVDLHTRVEQDGVLVWSAVTTMLRRLRGTDKRARGERPAGATSIATEEDVLFAHSRPARWSVSEDTGRRYARASGDYNPIHLNALTAIPFGFPRAIAHGMWTVGRCVAEMGEAAEAPALTLASEFRRPLLLPSRVVFQTTALGGGGVAYRVKSEDGQPHVIGRLLPGAEAES